Proteins encoded together in one Rana temporaria chromosome 6, aRanTem1.1, whole genome shotgun sequence window:
- the LOC120942960 gene encoding E3 SUMO-protein ligase ZBED1-like has protein sequence MAEVEQKEREIKNAPSFLKANIWEHFGFYEKSGKHELDKSYAVCKICHTKIKYLGNTTNLRNHVSRFHPEMLKPTTTTTKEMNPDQPKIDAMLQSTLPPNSEKVKRITKAVAAFIAKDLRPYSVVENSGFRYLLKTIEPRYKIPSRSHFTENVIPALYHETKAKIIASMSQASRVAITCDSWTSVTTESYVTITAHYVSKDWQILSHVLQTRAIYESHTGAHLAELLSHVVEEWQLSDKSVVLVTDNASNMIVAAQVGKFPHVKCFAHTLNLASQRALKVATLSRLLGRVRRISTFFHRSTRASHCLKEKQKCLGLKNHKLITDVATRWNSAYDMVERFLEQQPAVCATLLSPEVRRGESDLCTLNETDVSNAEDAVSALKPMKDATMLMSEERNPTVSLIAPINAQLLQSMTDTMGDTPMIHEIKNSIRTDLQKRYSSEAEKKILHTASALDPRFKGLPFILTDEERLEIFKGVTEEAASLEITSDESERTQEDHQVPRRKRTLEEEDSSPIEDNHSPSPPSPPKKARSLLVSLLGQSFTDTEGTIEPKKTPYAKAEEEMENYCKAPPLPLTEDPLNWWREHEVIFPLLSRLSKQYLCIPGTSVSAERVFSTAGDVVTAKRSALKPDHVDQLVFLQKNLHVPKC, from the exons ATGGCAGAAGTAGAACAAAAGGAACGAGAGATAAAAAATGCACCTAGCTTTTTAAAAGCAAACATCTGGGAACATTTTGGCTTTTATGAAAAAAGTGGGAAGCACGAATTGGACAAGTCATACGCTGTGTGTAAAATCTGTCACACAAAAATTAAATATCTAGGGAATACTACTAATCTGAGAAACCACGTCAGCCGTTTTCACCCAGAAATGCTAAaacctaccaccaccaccaccaaggaAATGAACCCAGATCAGCCAAAAATTGATGCAATGTTACAGTCAACTTTGCCGCCCAACTCTGAAAAGGTAAAGAGAATAACAAAAGCTGTGGCAGCTTTCATAGCGAAGGACCTGCGCCCTTACTCTGTTGTGGAAAACAGTGGGTTTCGCTACCTTTTGAAGACGATAGAGCCGCGTTACAAGATCCCGTCACGAAGTCACTTTACAGAAAACGTCATACCTGCACTCTACCACGAAACCAAAGCTAAGATAATTGCATCAATGAGCCAAGCAAGTCGAGTCGCAATAACGTGTGATTCCTGGACTTCAGTCACGACAGAGTCTTATGTTACAATAACAGCACATTATGTTAGTAAGGACTGGCAGATTTTGTCGCATGTACTGCAAACGAGAGCCATTTATGAGTCTCACACGGGTGCTCATCTGGCAGAGCTACTTTCTCATGTTGTGGAAGAATGGCAGCTGTCCGATAAATCTGTAGTGCTTGTGACCGACAACGCGTCAAACATGATAGTTGCAGCTCAAGTTGGAAAATTCCCCCATGTGAAATGCTTCGCCCATACACTGAATCTTGCATCCCAGCGAGCGTTGAAAGTGGCCACTCTCTCTAGGCTTCTTGGCAGAGTACGTCGGATATCCACATTCTTTCACCGCAGCACTAGAGCAAGCCACTGTCTAAAAGAGAAACAGAAATGTCTTGGCTTGAAGAATCATAAGCTGATAACTGATGTGGCAACAAGATGGAACAGTGCATACGACATGGTCGAGAGGTTCTTGGAACAACAACCTGCAGTCTGTGCCACCTTGCTGTCTCCAGAAGTCAGAAGAGGAGAGTCCGATCTCTGCACTCTAAACGAAACAGATGTGTCAAATGCAGAGGACGCCGTGAGTGCATTAAAGCCAATGAAGGATGCAACCATGCTGATGTCAGAAGAGCGCAATCCAACAGTTTCTCTCATTGCCCCTATAAATGCACAACTTCTCCAGAGCATGACAGACACGATGGGAGACACACCCATGATCCATGAGATCAAGAATTCTATTAGAACAGATCTCCAGAAGAGGTACAGCAGTGAGGCCGAGAAGAAGATCCTTCATACAGCCTCTGCACTGGATCCTCGCTTTAAGGGACTGCCTTTCATCCTCACAGATGAAGAAAGATTGGAGATATTTAAAGGAGTCACTGAGGAAGCTGCATCCTTGGAG ATTACATCAGATGAGAGTGAGAGGACACAAGAGGATCATCAAGTGCCTAGAAGAAAACGAACTCTGGAAGAAGAGGACAGTTCACCCATCGAAGACAACCAttctccatctccaccatctcctccCAAAAAGGCCAGATCGCTGCTCGTGAGTTTGCTGGGACAGTCTTTCACTGACACTGAAGGTACAATAGAACCCAAAAAGACCCCCTATGCCAAGGCTGAAGAGGAAATGGAAAACTATTGTAAAGCCCCACCTCTGCCTCTCACTGAGGACCCTTTGAACTGGTGGCGTGAGCATGAGGTCATATTTCCCCTCCTTTCTCGGCTGTCAAAGCAATACTTGTGTATCCCAGGTACAAGCGTGTCTGCAGAGCgggttttctccactgcaggAGATGTGGTAACTGCAAAAAGAAGCGCCCTCAAACCAGACCATGTAGATCAATTGGTGTTCTTACAGAAAAATCTACATGTTCCCAAATGCTga